The nucleotide window CGCGCGTGCTTGCGCTCGCAGAACCGCGAGCGCTGCGCGCGCCCGGGGACACTGTCGATCCGAGCGTCTGCTCGTCGACAGTCCACGGGACGCGCGCGGCGGGCCTCGTGGCCCGCCGTGCGGGGAGGTGAGGGGGCACCTGCGGCGCTGACTGTCCACCCGAAGTCGCCCCCGTGAGCTCGCACCGAGCGCGACCCTTCGAGAAGTCTCGTCTCTGCGCCGATCCCGAGAGCCACCGAACCGAACGCCAACCCTACGCGAACGCCCGGAGCACACCCTGCCCGTCCGTGCCGCCGATATCGGGCAGCGTCGCCCGCTCTGGGTGCGGCATCGTCACCGCGACGGTGTCCCGCTCGCCCAGCACGCCCGCGACGTTGTCTCGCGAGCCGTTGGGGTTCGCGGCGTCCGTGACGCTCCCGTCCGGCTCGCAGTACCGGAACAGGACCCGGTTCTCCTCGGCGAGCCGCGCGGCGGTCTCGTCGTCGGCGACGAACCGCCCTTCCGCGTGAGCGATGGGCACCTCGATCACCTCGCCCGCGTCGTACGCGGCCGTCCACGGGGTGTCCGCCCGCTCCACCCGGAGGTGGACGTGCTCACACTGGAACCGGGCGGAGGCGTTCGTCGTGAACGCGCCGGCGACGAGCCCGGACTCCGCACCGACCTGCGCGCCGTTACACACCCCGAGGACGGGCACCCCGGCGGTCGCGGCCTCCTGCACCTCCGCGAGGATCGGCGTCCGGGCCGCGATGGCGCCCGCCCGGAGGTAGTCGCCGTAGGAGAACCCTCCCGGGAGCACGACCCCGTCCAGATCCGTCGGTTCGTCGACGCCCGCGCCGGCCGCGAGCCCGTCGTCGTGCCAGACGAGCCGCGCGTCGACGCCCAGGTGCGACAGCGCCCGGACGGCGTCCCTGTCGCAGTTCGACCCGCCGAACTGGACGACCGCGACCGTCACTGGCCCGCCTCCGTGTCGGGAGTCTCCGCGTCGACGATCTCCTCTGCCGACTCCCGCTCGGTCACCTCGACCTCGTAGTCGTGGATCGTCGGGTTGGCCAGCAGTCGCTCGGCCATCTCCGCGGCGCGGTCGGCCGCGGCGTCGGCCGACGCCGCCTCTACGTCCACCTCGTAGCGGTCGGCCGACCGCAGCGTCTCCAGCTCGAAGCCGAGCCGTTCGAGCGCCTGCTGTGTCGTCTCCGCCTCCGGGTCCAACACGCCGGTCTTCGGCGCGACGGTGACAGTCGCCGTGTACGCGGTCATCGCCCGAGATTGCGTGGTCGTGTGTGAAGTCGGTTACGGCTCGCCCCCGTCTGGACACGTTCGTGTATCTCCGTGTCGGGGGTGTCCCGGTCGCCGGTGGCACGACGGCTGGCGCCGTGGTCGTCGTCCGAGTCTGTGGACGACGTGGCTCGGGCGGAACCAGAAGTAACAACTGGAACCGGCCCGTGGACGGATACAGCGATAGATTCGCCTCCTCTCACCATGTCCGAACAATACGATGTCGTGGTCGCCGGTGCCGGGCCAGCGGGTGGCCAGTGTGCCCGCGATCTCGCGGCGCGAAACTACGACGTACTGCTCCTCGAGGCCGAAGGCGAAGACGAGTTCCCGGCCGGCAGCAACAAGTCCACCGCCGGAACGTTCCCGTCCACCATGTCGTCGTTCGGCATCCCCGACGACGTCGTGATGAACTACACCGACGACGTCGTCTTGGAGTCGCCGAACGACCACTACGTCCGTGAGCAGACGGGTGCGGTGCTGGAGTTCGCCGAGTACAAACAGTGGCTCGTCGCCGACGCCCGCGCAGACGGCGCCGACGTGCGGTTCGACGCCCGGGCGACGGAGCCGATCCGCGACAACGGTCGCGCGGTCGGTGTCCGGTACAACGGCAACGAGGAGGTGTTCGCGGACGTGGTGATCGACGCCACCGGTCCCGCGGCGCCGCTGGCCCGCAAGCTCGACGTGTGCGACCTGGAACGCGAGCGCCAGGCGATCGGCGTGGAGTACGAGCTCCGCGGCATCGACGTGGACCACCCGGGGTACGCCGATCTGACGGACGCGATGATGCTCCGGCTGGACCACGACCTCGCCCCCGGCGGCTACTCGTGGGTGTTCCACACCGGCGGCGACGAGGCGAAGGTCGGCGTCTGTTACATCCAGAACCAGAGCCACCGCGAGAACGCCCGCGACGACTTCCGGATCGACGACTACCTCCAGTACTGGATCGACGAGGACCCCCGTTTCGCGGACGCCGAACGGATCGAGGGGAAGCAACACCGCGGCTCCGCCCACATCCAACGCCCCGACAAGCTGTCGACGGGCGGGTTCATGGCCATCGGCGACACCGTCCCGACCATCGACCCGCTGTGGGGCGAGGGGATCGCCAAGTGCATGCGGTCGGCGCGCGCCGCGGCCGCGACCGTCGACAGCGCGCTCACCGGGGAGCCGGACACGTCCGCCGACAGAATGAGCGTCTACGACGACCTCTGGCACTCCGACGTGGCGCCCAACGCCCGCAAGCGGCTCCTGATGACGGAACTACTGTATCGTGGCTCCAACGACCGGTACGACCGGCTGATGCGGGACCTGAACCGCGCCGCGACCGACACCCTCCAGCGCGCGAACGAGGGGAGTGTCCGCGCCATGCTGAACCTACTCACGTTCGACGACGTGCCGCTCGTCGCTGGGCTGGCGCGTGACCTCCTGGACGACGCGATTCCGGGCGTCTCGTTGTCCTGATCGGCCGGTCGGTGGCCCGACGCGTCGCCCGTCGGCCGGAATCGCCGGAGATTCAAACGCCGGCGCGAACGGCCTGTGTATGCTGCTCTCGGTCGTCGCCGGCGCCCTGTGGGCGATGCTGCCCGCGTACGTCCCGAACAACGCCGCCGTGCTCGCCGGCGGCGGTCGCCCCATCGACGGCGGCCGAACGCTCGGTGACCGACGGCTGCTGGGCGACGGGAAGACGTGGCGCGGCACCGCCGCCGGAACGCTCGCGGGCGTCACACTGGCCGTCGGGCTGAACGCCGTCGCCGGCCTCGTCGGCGACGCCACGGGCGTCCGACTCCCGACGTTTCCGCTCGTCGCCGCGTTCGGGCTCTCCGTCGGCGCGATGGTCGGCGACGTGGCCGCCTCGTTCCTGAAGCGACGCAGCGGGCGACAGCGCGGGGCCGCCTTCCCCGGGCTCGACCAGTTGGACTTCGTCGTCGGTGCGCTCGTCTGCGGGTTCCTGTTGGCCCCGACGTGGTTCCGAGTGACGTTCACGCTCCCGCGGCTGGCTGTCGTCGCCGTCGCCACGCCCGCGCTCCACGTCGGGACGAACGTGGTCGCCTACCGACTCGGTCTGAAAGACGAGCCGTGGTAGCTACCGCCGTCGTGCCAGTCCGACCGCCGCCAGGAGCGCCAGGAGCGCGACGACCGCGCCGAGCCCCGGCGTCGGCACGTCCGTCACCGTAGTCGGTTCGGGTGTCTGGGTCGGTGTCCGCGTCGCCACCGGCGTCGGCGTCGGTGTCGGTGTCGGAGTTGGCGTTGCCGTCGGCGTCGGTGTCGGTGTCGGTGTCGTCGACTGGACGACTACCTCGGTGTCGAACAGGTCGTCCGCGACCGGCGGCCGGATCGGACGGACGGTGAACCGGTCGCCCGGCTCGGACTCGGAGAGGTCGACGTCGAGCGTCCCCCGGACGCGGCCGTCGGGCCCGGTCGTCACCTCCTCCGACTTGATGAACAGCCGACTCGCGTCGTCCCTCGTCCGGACCAGCAGACGCAGGTCCGTCCCCGGCGCGAGGTTGGTCGTGGCGGTGAGCGTCGGCTCGTCCACCGACGGAACGGTCTCCGTGACCAGACGCGCCGACGGGGGCACGAGCGTCACGTTCCCCGTCGCCGTCGCGTTGCCCATTCGGTCCGGAGCCGCTCCCGCCCGCATCGTCAGCGTCGTGTCGGCCGTCGGCTCCGCGAGCAGACGGGTCGTGTTCACGACGAGGTAGTGAGTGCCGTTCGCGCGGTCGGGGACGACGCGTGTGTTGTTCGTCCCGAGACGAGACTCGAGCGCCGTCTCGTCGTCGCCGGTCGCTCGGAGGTCGAACGTCAGACCCCCGGTCTCGACGGCCGCGAGGAACTGTGTCGTCGCGTTCTCCGTCGAGAACCCGGCCACGGTCGTGTTCTGAGTCGCCAGCACCCTGCCGACGACGGGGTCGTCGTACGCGACCACGAGCTGGTCGCCGTGTGCGACCGTCGTCGTCCGAGTCACCGCCGGGTCACACGACACTGGGGCTCGACAGTCGCTCGCGTTCGTCTGGAGCCCCGTCTGGATCGCCTCGCGGGTCGTCAGGTCGTCCGCGGCCGGGGCCGTCAGCGTCCGTAGTTCCGGGCTGCGTTCCTCGACGATGAACGCCGAGATCGTCGGGTCGCCGTCTCCCCGGACGACCACGTCGTATGTGGCCGAGGTGAGAACGCGGGAGACCCCGTCCACCACCTTGAACGAGACCGCTTCGTCGTCGCCGACGACGGTGTAGGCGGCGGCGCCGTCCGGGCTCCGGTAGGTGTCGAACCGAACGGCCACCCGGCCGTCCCCGTCCGTGTCGTTCGCAACGAGGACGACACGGTAGCCGGTGTTCGCGTCGCCAATCTCGAACCTGGCGGTGCCGTCGATGCCGGTCGCGGTGAACGTGGAGACGCCCCCGCGCTCCGTCACGTACATCTCCTGTGTGAGGTCGATGTCGCTCGCCGTCGAGTCGTCGTGGTCGCCGTGGGTGCCGACCGCGGGCGGGGCGACGAGAGCGAGCGAGAGCAGTACCACTACCGCTGTCGAGACGAGTGCTCGTCGGGTGGAGGGCACGAGGGCAGTACAGAAGTGGAGAGGATAAATCTTCTGTAGTCTGCCCTGGAGTTGGAGCCGTCTCGCCGACGGCGGGGACCGACGCTCGGGGGTCCGTCGGCGGCAGTCTCTCGTCTGATAACGGAACCGGCGCGTTTAACGCCACCGACGGTGGAGCGTGCGGTATGGGGTCAGAAGAGCCGTTCGGCGACCGCGGGGACGAAGAGGAGCCGGACAACCTGTTCCAACGGTTCCGGACGACGTTCTCCCTCGTCGCGGTGGCGGCGTTGTTGGTCGCGGCCGCCGGCGCCGCGACGGTCGGTGGACTCGTCGCCTCCGGTGTCGGCGGCGAACCGCTCCAACGGCCGGCCGGCGACGCCTTCTCGTTTCGGGTGAACACCACACAGGAGGTCACGAGCCTGGAGATCGGCTACGCCGAGGGGTCGGTTCCGAACGTGGAACGGGTGTACGTCGTCAGCGGGACGGGTGAACGGATCGCCTGGACGGCCGCCAGCGCCGGAACGGGCGACGTCGCTCTGATCTCCGGCACCGAGAGCCCGATGCCGTGTCTCCGCGCCGGCAACACCTACCGAATCGTCTTCGAGGGCCGAGCCACCTCCGGTACGATCGCGGCCTACCAGCTGACAGAGGCGATCTCCTCGTCGAGCGGAGAGGCCTGCCGAGAGGCGAAGGCGGAGACGGAGACGCCGGGGTTCTGACGCCGCGGACCAGTAGCTTTTCGCCGTCGCACACACCGACTGTCCGTATGGACACCACGCGACTCGTGGGGGCGTTGACCGACGCGGACGCCGTCCGTTTCGGGGAGTTCGAACTCTCACACGGCGGGACGAGCGACTACTACGTCGACAAGTACCGGTTCGAGACGGATCCGACGGCGCTGTCGCTGATCGCCGAGGCGTTCGCCGAGCGACTGTCGGGTGAACACCTCGCGGGCGTTGCGCTGGGTGCGGTGCCGCTCGTCGCCGCGACCGCAGTCGAGACGGACACCCCGTACGTCGTCGTCCGCAAGTCCGCCAAGGAGTACGGCACCGGCAACCGGATCGAGGGCGAGCTCCCGGACGGAGAGGTGGTGGTGCTGGAGGACGTTGCGACGACCGGCCAGTCGGCGTCGGACGCCGTCGAGGCGCTGCGAGCGGCCGGCGCGACCGTCGAGCGCGTCCTGGTCGTCGTCGACAGACAGGAGGGGGCGACGGAACGACTGGACGAGGCAGACGTGCGGCTGGAGTCGTTGCTCACCGCAGAGGAACTGCTGGCAGAGCGGTAGCCGCCGTCAGCGCTCCTCGATCGGTACCCACTCGCGGTCCGTCTCGCCGACGTACCGTGCCCGCGGCCGGATCAGCCGATTGTCGTCGTACTGCTCCAACACGTGGGCGATCCACCCGCCGACCCGCGACAGCGCGAAGATCGGGGTGTAGATGTCGATGGGGATACCCATCTTGTAGTACGTCGAGGCGGAGTAGAAGTCGACGTTCGGGGCGAGCCCCTTCTCCTCGCGGATGTACTCCTCGATCTGGTGGGACATCTCGTACCACCGGGTGTCGCCGGCGGCCTCGCCCAGTTCCTGTGAGCGCTGGCCGAGGATCTTCGCCCGGGGGTCCTTCACGTCGTACACGCGGTGGCCGAAGCCGGCGACCCGACGGCCGTCCGCGAGCGCCTGTTCGACCCACTCGAGCGGGTCGCTGTCGGACTCGTCGATCTCCTTGAGCATCCGCATCACGTTGGCGTTGGCGCCGCCGTGGAGGCTGCCCGAGAGC belongs to Halobaculum sp. MBLA0143 and includes:
- a CDS encoding BGTF surface domain-containing protein; the protein is MPSTRRALVSTAVVVLLSLALVAPPAVGTHGDHDDSTASDIDLTQEMYVTERGGVSTFTATGIDGTARFEIGDANTGYRVVLVANDTDGDGRVAVRFDTYRSPDGAAAYTVVGDDEAVSFKVVDGVSRVLTSATYDVVVRGDGDPTISAFIVEERSPELRTLTAPAADDLTTREAIQTGLQTNASDCRAPVSCDPAVTRTTTVAHGDQLVVAYDDPVVGRVLATQNTTVAGFSTENATTQFLAAVETGGLTFDLRATGDDETALESRLGTNNTRVVPDRANGTHYLVVNTTRLLAEPTADTTLTMRAGAAPDRMGNATATGNVTLVPPSARLVTETVPSVDEPTLTATTNLAPGTDLRLLVRTRDDASRLFIKSEEVTTGPDGRVRGTLDVDLSESEPGDRFTVRPIRPPVADDLFDTEVVVQSTTPTPTPTPTATPTPTPTPTPTPVATRTPTQTPEPTTVTDVPTPGLGAVVALLALLAAVGLARRR
- a CDS encoding CDP-2,3-bis-(O-geranylgeranyl)-sn-glycerol synthase — protein: MLLSVVAGALWAMLPAYVPNNAAVLAGGGRPIDGGRTLGDRRLLGDGKTWRGTAAGTLAGVTLAVGLNAVAGLVGDATGVRLPTFPLVAAFGLSVGAMVGDVAASFLKRRSGRQRGAAFPGLDQLDFVVGALVCGFLLAPTWFRVTFTLPRLAVVAVATPALHVGTNVVAYRLGLKDEPW
- the pyrE gene encoding orotate phosphoribosyltransferase, which gives rise to MDTTRLVGALTDADAVRFGEFELSHGGTSDYYVDKYRFETDPTALSLIAEAFAERLSGEHLAGVALGAVPLVAATAVETDTPYVVVRKSAKEYGTGNRIEGELPDGEVVVLEDVATTGQSASDAVEALRAAGATVERVLVVVDRQEGATERLDEADVRLESLLTAEELLAER
- the purQ gene encoding phosphoribosylformylglycinamidine synthase I, which translates into the protein MTVAVVQFGGSNCDRDAVRALSHLGVDARLVWHDDGLAAGAGVDEPTDLDGVVLPGGFSYGDYLRAGAIAARTPILAEVQEAATAGVPVLGVCNGAQVGAESGLVAGAFTTNASARFQCEHVHLRVERADTPWTAAYDAGEVIEVPIAHAEGRFVADDETAARLAEENRVLFRYCEPDGSVTDAANPNGSRDNVAGVLGERDTVAVTMPHPERATLPDIGGTDGQGVLRAFA
- a CDS encoding digeranylgeranylglycerophospholipid reductase; the encoded protein is MSEQYDVVVAGAGPAGGQCARDLAARNYDVLLLEAEGEDEFPAGSNKSTAGTFPSTMSSFGIPDDVVMNYTDDVVLESPNDHYVREQTGAVLEFAEYKQWLVADARADGADVRFDARATEPIRDNGRAVGVRYNGNEEVFADVVIDATGPAAPLARKLDVCDLERERQAIGVEYELRGIDVDHPGYADLTDAMMLRLDHDLAPGGYSWVFHTGGDEAKVGVCYIQNQSHRENARDDFRIDDYLQYWIDEDPRFADAERIEGKQHRGSAHIQRPDKLSTGGFMAIGDTVPTIDPLWGEGIAKCMRSARAAAATVDSALTGEPDTSADRMSVYDDLWHSDVAPNARKRLLMTELLYRGSNDRYDRLMRDLNRAATDTLQRANEGSVRAMLNLLTFDDVPLVAGLARDLLDDAIPGVSLS
- the purS gene encoding phosphoribosylformylglycinamidine synthase subunit PurS: MTAYTATVTVAPKTGVLDPEAETTQQALERLGFELETLRSADRYEVDVEAASADAAADRAAEMAERLLANPTIHDYEVEVTERESAEEIVDAETPDTEAGQ